The genomic stretch TGTCGTGTAATATTTCTAATTTCCTATGCTGCTTGCATAAGTACGAATTCCAGCATGAAATTTAAAAATATATCAGGCCAGGTTATGCAATAGCTTAACAGAGAGGGTCGATCATCCTAATTTAGGAATAATAATATTTGGAGCATTGGAGCTACAAAATATAGAGCAAAAGAGCGGTAAGCATAACATAGTTTCAGTTTGCATGGTTCATATCTCAGATTTCATGTTTTCATATCTGGAAATGCACTAACAGAGAATCagtaaaaaatagaagaaaatctAAGGAGGAAACATTGAGTTAACAATGAAGTGGCCAAAattaaaagaacctgaaaagaaaACAGTACCATACTAAATGAGAGACCTCTCTGAATAAGATGCAATGATTGGTTGATCACATCAGATGGAAACCTGCCTCAACGCAGGAACACACTGGCCCCTGTCCACACTTTAAAGGTGAAAATGCGTATCAGTCACTGTCAGATGGCTAGGTTTATGGCTAACATGGAAAATTAAGCTTGGATAACATAATATTGCTAAAACAATATACCAAATGGCATATTAGGATATGCAGAGGTTGATTTTGAGGGAAAAAAGTACGTACCTAGTAAGCTAGATTATAACTAAAGTTCGTCTCTTCACTACACCAATACTGTAATTAGGTACATATGATCCAACCACAATAATGCACTAACACCATTTTATTTTCAGCACAGTTGTGAGAATATTTTGGATAAAGGGAAAGCATACGTTTTATTCAGATTTGCATAAAAATATAGGTCAGTGATACTCCCTTAGAGGTAACATGTGTGTTGCTTGCTAGATAAGTAGCCGTTTCTTAAATTTGACTGCACAAACTGAAGGAAGAATAAAAAATCCAACAAATATGATGCATAGCTCTATAAAATCGATCCTGGCCCTCATCGAAACTCGGAAGTACCTCTTTCTGAATTCTGACCTGTCCTCCGGAGCGATCTACTGGACCGACAACCTGGAAATCTGGCCTCTCCCACGGCACCAGCAGGATGCCCTGGTGGATCATGTTGGTCTGCCCCATCCATCTTCACAATTACAAAATCAAATGGAAGTGCTTGCCTCAAAGACGCACAACAATGAAACAAACCAAATCATCATGTGGTACTGATCACACCAAACTTTGTAGTTACCTGAGAACTGGAAAGTCACACATCAGAAACTCTGGATCCATGAAGGCAACTTTTAGAACCTGCAGAAGCAACAATGTAAAAAACAAACGCCGCATCAATTTTGCATTACAGTTGGACTTTAACTGATGCATAAAAAGAAGAGACTCAGATGGTTATTGTAATCTAATTTTGCAGGGCCCTGTGCTTCAATTTGAGAGCATGCTATCTGGAGAGAGGATAAAAATCTAGCAACCGAGCCAGGTTGCTAGCCATCACGCTGGGGCAGGAGGCATCCCAACCAATGGCGAGCCTTACCTCCGCAGCCCCTATCCCCAAATCCTCCCGGCATGACGGAGATGCCGGGATGCGGCGACTCAGCACGGGAAATTGCTGAAGAGGAGCAAGGAAGGCTCCCTGGAGAGGCAGGATGCCGCTGGAAACCATGGATGACGGTAGGGGCGACATGAGAGGGAGTGGACGCCGGCTAGAGGAGCAGAGGCGACCACTTTACCTTGCCGGAGCCAGACACCGGGCCGGAGCTTTACCTCGCCGAACACGCCGACACGATCCGGGAACCATGGCGGCGAGGCACAACCACCACTCCAATCTGGCCGCCTCGAATCATGCGGAAGCAACATGAGGCGTCGGTATCTGGGGACGGCCGGCGATGCGGGGAACCACACCGGTGGTAGGAGGGCAACGGCGGAGGTTGCCCATGAGAAGGGGAGGATGATGGCGGCTGCCCATGAGAGAGAAGAACGGAGAGGTTGGGGCAAAGTGGAGATCGTGGCACCGCTTTGACCGAAACTGGCAAGGTACGTGGAAACACAAGGCGATCACGCTGGCCTGTTAGATCTACAGCCGGTAACCGGTTGCCCATCCATAAAAAAAATATAACCAGTCAAGTAAATTAATTGGCCATGGAAAAGAAGAGTACGTGTCCAGCAACGGCTCAAGGAAAGAAGAGATAATTTTTCCATCTACAGTGCCCTGATCGTGCCCCGATCACCCAGGAAACGCTAAACCGTTtaacttttatatagtgtataatgaTAGGTACTATCGGTGCATGCAAGATTAGGAGCACATGACACATCACTACCCAGTTCGTTAGGGTCAATACAAATTTCTCTTCATCTAGCTAGGATACATACTAATGAAGTGAGATAATTACTTTAGTGTATGAAACAGTACTCTCACGAAAGATATTATCATATTGATAATGGGTGAAATACAAAGTACATAGGTAGATAGCATGCTGATCCTCAGCGTTTACTTATTCAAATCATGAAAACGACTTATTCATGAGCACCCATGGCTTCATGCATGCGTGCTTCTGCCCAAGCGAGTTAAGCAAGCTAGCCAACATGGGGGGTGCTGGCGACGGTGTCAACGAAGATGCGGACGCGGTCAGGCCTCAGGTCCCTGGTTGTCGGCGTGCCTACGGGGAGGACGACGATGTCGGCGTCGGGCTTGTCCTTGAGGATGATCTCTCTTGCCTCCTTGATGGGCAGCCCGACCACCTCCGGCCACGTCCTCTTTGGCTCCTCTCCGGCGGCAGTGACATCCAACGAGCTCATGGTCGGTTCGATCGGCGTACGTCCTGCAACATAATTGTAAGGACCAAATAAGTAATAACAATGTCACCATCCCTACCTATAGATTAATTGCGAGGAAATATATGTGTGATTGGCGACTCACCAGCTGAGCCAAATAATGGAGATCGAGGTTATCAGTCTCTGAACTTGATCGGTATATATATCCATAACGCATAAAGAGTAGGTGTATTTATAGGGGAGATGTACATATATGCAGTTGAAGCAAACGAGAGAAGATGCTCTGACGATGCAGCATGCAGGCACCCGTGATACACACGAGGTAGCTGGTGATTGGCCGCACTAGATTTGAGGATGGGTACACGTACAGCTGGTCGGCTGCTACACAAGAGGACAACGTACCACGTGATTCACAGCGTGTAGCTGCTGATTGGCCGCACTAGAGTGCACGTCCACGTCGGAAACATATAGACAATTTTGTTGTGATGCATAAATTTTAGTATCTCTTGCATGATACTACCTCCAATTTAAGGAATAAGACTCCCTCATTTTATATGTTTTTTTATTtaaccaagaattactttaaatagataaaaattgtttgtatgaaattagtactccctctgtttctttctatagtgcctatagatttttggcatttgtttcagaatataaggttgtacttAGCTTTTTTTTCAGTTACCCCTCCccattcagctcccaaatcgttcagcttccaaatttgttatggtaagttaggaagatatggatttcccaaattttatgttgatctcaaatcgttcagctaggggtcttgtgtaaaaaatacacttgcgctaatttccgtgccaaaaaactataggcactatagaatggaacagagggagtatcattaaaaagtgttttttAATACGGATCGAACGATACTAAacacatataatataattaaaattttgttTACTTCTTagagatggaggta from Lolium rigidum isolate FL_2022 chromosome 4, APGP_CSIRO_Lrig_0.1, whole genome shotgun sequence encodes the following:
- the LOC124649253 gene encoding subtilisin-chymotrypsin inhibitor-2A-like isoform X2 translates to MVPVAPRSPAGEEPKRTWPEVVGLPIKEAREIILKDKPDADIVVLPVGTPTTRDLRPDRVRIFVDTVASTPHVG
- the LOC124649253 gene encoding subtilisin-chymotrypsin inhibitor-2A-like isoform X1; this translates as MSSLDVTAAGEEPKRTWPEVVGLPIKEAREIILKDKPDADIVVLPVGTPTTRDLRPDRVRIFVDTVASTPHVG